The genomic window GAGGTGTTCACGATGCTTCCTGACTAGGATATCTATGAACTTCTGGCTCATGGCACCGATCTTTCCTGCAAAGATCTGTTGCAGGATGACCAGCTTCTTATCCCCTTTTACAATGGGACTATCCAGAAGTAGGGCCAGTTCGCGATTTTCATCCACGGTATTGCGAACGAGGGTCATATCCTCATGCACAGATTCCAATTGCCCTTCATCCTTGGCCAGGCTGATGAGCGATTTGGCATATCGGGAAGCTACTCGCGTCTCTTTCATATCAGCTTAAGTTGATATCCTTTACGAGGTCATCAATGAGCGCTTTCTGCTCATTGTCGTCAGCAAGCTTCTTGCGGAGGACCTTCTCAGCGATATCCAGGGAGATATCAGCTACCTGGTTCTTGAGTTCGGTCATAGCGGCCATCTTTTCGTTATGGATATCAGCCGTAGCTCTATCCATAATGGCCTGCGCCTTCTCCTTTGCTTCCTGTTCTGCCTTTGCAATGGTCTTCTCTCGGATCTCCTTAGCCTCTTTGAGCATCTTGTCGCGCTCATTTCGCGCCTCCTTGAGAAGATCCTCATTGCTGGCTTTGAGCCGGGCCATCTCCTCTTTTGCCTCTTTGGCAGACTGGAGGGCAGACTCGATATTCTCTTCGCGCTGACGAAGAGCATCAAGAATAGGCCTCCATGCCATCTTCTTCAGAAGGAAGAGGACGATGAGGAATGTAAGGGTCATCCAGAAGAGGAGACCGATACCCGGACTGAGTAATCCTGCGAGAATCATCACTTGACTTTAAATAATCTCACAGTACGACCAAGAAAGCAACAACGATACCGATGATCGCGGCTCCTTCTACCAGACCGGCAGTCAAGATCATATTGGTACGGATGTCGTTGGCCAACTCTGGCTGACGTGCCATGGCCTGAACGGCATCACCA from Flavobacteriales bacterium includes these protein-coding regions:
- the atpE gene encoding ATP synthase F0 subunit C, which encodes MELMNILLQGAAEAAPIHLGLAAIGAGLAAIGAGIGIGRIGGDAVQAMARQPELANDIRTNMILTAGLVEGAAIIGIVVAFLVVL
- a CDS encoding F0F1 ATP synthase subunit B; translation: MILAGLLSPGIGLLFWMTLTFLIVLFLLKKMAWRPILDALRQREENIESALQSAKEAKEEMARLKASNEDLLKEARNERDKMLKEAKEIREKTIAKAEQEAKEKAQAIMDRATADIHNEKMAAMTELKNQVADISLDIAEKVLRKKLADDNEQKALIDDLVKDINLS